From Spartinivicinus ruber, the proteins below share one genomic window:
- the cueR gene encoding Cu(I)-responsive transcriptional regulator translates to MNISEVAKASGLTAKTIRYYESIGLIKPARRLHNGYRSYTQEDVGSLKFIHQLREFGFSLAECEDLFALYKKPDRQSRDIKAKVTTRLEQVRTKIKELEQLADSLEQMLASCAGDDQPECGIINRLVE, encoded by the coding sequence ATGAATATCAGTGAAGTAGCTAAAGCTTCAGGTTTAACAGCAAAAACCATTCGTTACTATGAAAGTATTGGGCTGATAAAGCCAGCCCGACGTTTACATAATGGCTATCGATCATATACACAGGAAGATGTTGGTAGTTTGAAATTTATCCATCAGTTGCGAGAGTTTGGCTTTTCGTTAGCAGAATGCGAGGATCTGTTTGCCTTATATAAAAAGCCAGACAGGCAAAGCCGAGATATAAAAGCCAAAGTAACAACTAGGTTGGAGCAAGTCAGAACTAAAATTAAAGAACTTGAGCAATTGGCTGACTCGCTGGAACAAATGCTGGCAAGTTGTGCAGGTGATGATCAGCCAGAATGTGGGATTATTAATCGGTTGGTTGAGTAG
- a CDS encoding heavy metal translocating P-type ATPase, with the protein MTEAALNEYQIAVIGMRCQGCANKVQREIQQLPQVDHAAVNFASGLLSVAVTEEALSQVVDKVKGLGYQAVLSDFASNRQRQQAQQQQTKNEQQQQRINLLGSWILAFPLLINMISMLLFEQPLFSEWWQLFLATPVQWWFGRQFYLGAIKAAKARYTNMDVLITLGTATAYSYSLVVLLGGLEQPVYFEGAALVISFVLLGNWLESRATIKTTSALTRLLELQPETVNKLDANQQVTEQPLISVRVGDLLLVKPGEKVPVDGEVVSGTSELDESIVTGESMPVVKQAGDELITGSINGGQALTMQATRVGDDTTLAKIINWIEQVQSNKAPVQRLVDKVSQYFVPVVCVIAITAGLVWWLGAGDVNQAILALVAVLVIACPCALGLATPVAIMSGTGAAAKAGILIKDIAVLEQSRQVNKVVFDKTGTLTQGRPAVSKVIVNFYKEGEITQQQVMGIAASAQQASEHLLAKATIEYAKKHDLAFKPVEQLDNYPGEGIAAAVEGQQVIVGNSKLLDRFGLTCPEQLVNQVSQESASVAYVAVDDQIIGAYLLTDPIQLSANQAVSQLQQLGCQSELLSGDGKRVVANVAKELAINEWQAEVSPEQKALRVTALRESGNCVAMVGDGVNDAPALAAADIGIAMGSGTDVAKETAAVTLLRPDPILVPATLEIARKTYWKIRQNLFWAFFFNSLAIPVAALGYLNPAVAGAAMAFSSLFVVTNSLFLQQWRPANKVGVSGV; encoded by the coding sequence ATGACTGAAGCTGCATTAAATGAATACCAAATTGCTGTTATTGGCATGCGTTGCCAGGGGTGCGCAAATAAAGTCCAGAGGGAAATTCAACAATTGCCTCAAGTGGATCATGCAGCTGTTAACTTTGCAAGTGGGCTATTGTCTGTCGCTGTAACGGAAGAGGCGTTATCTCAGGTTGTAGATAAGGTGAAGGGGCTTGGTTATCAAGCAGTACTATCGGATTTTGCTAGCAATCGGCAGCGACAGCAGGCACAACAACAGCAAACCAAGAATGAACAACAGCAACAGCGAATTAATCTGCTGGGCAGCTGGATTTTAGCATTTCCACTATTAATCAACATGATATCTATGTTGCTTTTTGAACAGCCTCTGTTTTCAGAGTGGTGGCAGCTGTTTTTGGCTACTCCAGTGCAATGGTGGTTTGGTCGCCAGTTTTATTTGGGAGCAATTAAAGCAGCCAAAGCCCGTTACACCAATATGGATGTGTTAATCACCTTAGGTACGGCAACAGCCTACAGCTACAGTTTAGTGGTGTTATTGGGTGGCTTAGAACAGCCGGTTTATTTTGAAGGGGCAGCTTTGGTTATTAGCTTTGTTTTATTAGGCAATTGGTTGGAAAGCCGTGCAACTATAAAAACTACTTCTGCCTTAACTCGTTTACTGGAATTACAGCCAGAAACAGTCAACAAACTGGATGCAAATCAGCAAGTAACAGAGCAGCCATTAATCAGTGTCAGAGTAGGGGATTTATTGCTGGTTAAACCAGGTGAGAAAGTACCTGTTGATGGAGAAGTAGTGAGTGGTACCAGTGAACTGGATGAGTCAATAGTTACTGGTGAAAGTATGCCAGTGGTAAAGCAGGCTGGAGATGAACTCATTACTGGCAGTATTAATGGTGGACAAGCACTAACCATGCAGGCAACGAGAGTAGGTGATGATACTACTCTGGCAAAAATTATAAATTGGATTGAGCAAGTGCAATCGAATAAAGCTCCTGTGCAGCGATTGGTTGATAAAGTCAGTCAGTATTTTGTGCCGGTAGTTTGTGTAATAGCGATAACAGCTGGACTAGTTTGGTGGCTTGGCGCTGGAGATGTTAATCAAGCCATTTTAGCGCTGGTTGCCGTATTAGTAATTGCTTGCCCGTGTGCGTTAGGATTAGCTACCCCTGTTGCCATAATGTCAGGTACCGGAGCAGCGGCAAAAGCAGGGATATTAATTAAGGATATTGCCGTGCTGGAGCAAAGTCGCCAAGTAAATAAGGTAGTGTTTGATAAAACTGGCACATTAACCCAAGGTAGGCCTGCTGTATCAAAAGTGATTGTTAACTTTTACAAAGAAGGTGAAATCACTCAACAACAAGTGATGGGTATCGCTGCAAGCGCCCAGCAAGCTAGTGAGCATTTGCTTGCAAAAGCGACCATTGAATATGCAAAAAAACATGATTTAGCCTTTAAGCCAGTTGAGCAGCTAGATAATTATCCAGGAGAAGGCATTGCTGCAGCTGTAGAGGGGCAGCAAGTGATTGTAGGTAACAGCAAGTTGCTTGATCGGTTTGGGTTGACGTGCCCAGAACAGCTAGTTAATCAAGTGAGTCAAGAGAGCGCTTCAGTGGCTTATGTTGCTGTTGATGATCAAATAATAGGTGCTTATCTGCTAACCGACCCAATACAACTAAGTGCCAACCAAGCTGTTAGCCAACTACAACAGCTAGGCTGCCAGTCTGAATTGTTAAGCGGAGATGGTAAGCGGGTGGTTGCTAATGTCGCAAAAGAATTAGCGATCAATGAATGGCAGGCGGAAGTATCGCCTGAGCAAAAAGCCCTGCGAGTCACTGCTCTAAGAGAATCAGGCAATTGTGTGGCCATGGTAGGTGATGGCGTTAATGATGCACCTGCATTAGCAGCTGCTGATATTGGCATTGCGATGGGGAGCGGGACTGATGTAGCGAAAGAAACTGCCGCAGTGACGTTATTAAGACCAGATCCAATCCTGGTACCAGCTACCTTGGAAATTGCCCGAAAAACCTATTGGAAGATCCGCCAAAATCTATTTTGGGCTTTTTTCTTTAATAGCCTGGCAATTCCTGTGGCTGCACTGGGTTATTTAAACCCGGCAGTTGCTGGTGCCGCAATGGCATTTAGCAGCTTGTTTGTAGTCACAAACTCGTTGTTCTTGCAGCAATGGAGACCAGCTAATAAGGTAGGAGTGTCAGGTGTATGA
- the argE gene encoding acetylornithine deacetylase, which translates to MSKLQLTTMLTNLIEVPSISCTNPKLDQSNKPVIDLLASWLTDLGFSIEILPLPNQPNKANLIATLGSGPGGLVLAGHTDTVPYDEQRWQYDPFKLTEAGNKWFGLGICDMKGFFALAIEAIKPFLDKELKQPLIILATADEESSMDGARALVEAAKPKARYAVIGEPTGLKPIYMHKGIMMEKVRIKGKSGHSSNPALGVNAIEVMHQVIDTILSFRSELATRYNNPIFEVPVPTLNLGCIHGGDNPNRICGECTLEYDLRPLPGLYCDELREMLRARVAPISHDYQVPISVEAIFPGVEAFSTGKDSTLIKTVETLTGHHAESVAFATEAPFLQQLGMETVVLGPGNIDQAHQPDEYLSMDTVKPTVKLLQQLISKFCC; encoded by the coding sequence GTGTCTAAACTTCAACTTACAACCATGTTGACCAATTTGATAGAAGTCCCCTCTATCAGCTGTACTAATCCTAAGCTAGACCAAAGTAACAAACCGGTTATTGATTTATTAGCCAGTTGGCTAACTGACCTTGGTTTTAGTATTGAAATTCTTCCCTTACCCAATCAACCCAATAAAGCCAATTTAATCGCCACATTAGGTAGTGGCCCAGGCGGTTTAGTGCTTGCTGGTCATACAGATACTGTCCCCTATGATGAACAGCGCTGGCAATATGATCCTTTTAAACTAACCGAAGCAGGGAACAAATGGTTTGGCCTTGGCATTTGCGATATGAAAGGTTTTTTTGCCTTAGCCATTGAAGCTATTAAACCTTTTCTGGATAAAGAACTAAAACAACCACTAATTATTCTTGCCACAGCAGATGAAGAATCTTCGATGGATGGTGCTCGCGCATTAGTAGAAGCAGCTAAGCCTAAAGCCCGTTATGCAGTCATTGGTGAGCCAACCGGCTTAAAGCCTATTTATATGCATAAAGGCATTATGATGGAGAAGGTCCGCATTAAGGGAAAGTCAGGGCACTCAAGCAACCCTGCTCTCGGAGTAAATGCCATTGAAGTCATGCATCAAGTTATTGATACAATTTTAAGTTTTCGCAGTGAGTTGGCTACTCGCTACAATAACCCAATATTTGAAGTACCTGTACCTACGCTTAATTTAGGCTGTATTCACGGTGGAGATAATCCCAACCGAATTTGTGGTGAGTGTACTTTAGAATATGATTTACGCCCACTACCAGGCCTTTATTGTGATGAGCTACGTGAAATGCTAAGAGCCAGAGTCGCACCTATCAGCCATGACTACCAGGTACCGATTAGCGTTGAGGCAATTTTTCCAGGTGTAGAGGCATTTTCAACAGGTAAAGACAGTACATTAATAAAAACAGTTGAAACATTAACCGGGCATCATGCAGAATCAGTTGCCTTTGCCACTGAAGCACCTTTTTTGCAACAACTAGGAATGGAAACAGTGGTACTAGGACCTGGTAATATTGATCAAGCCCATCAGCCCGATGAGTATTTATCAATGGATACCGTAAAACCAACTGTTAAGTTACTTCAACAGTTAATTAGTAAATTTTGTTGTTAG
- the argA gene encoding amino-acid N-acetyltransferase produces MVDFSSPEYVSFFRHSSPYINAHRGRTFVLMIGGEAIADSNFGNIIHDIALLNSLGVRLVVVFGARPQIDQYLKERQITCEYHQHQRITDKVVLESVKDAVGNLRIKIESMLSMGLANSPMYNARIRVIGGNFVTAKPIGVVDGVDFLHSGEVRRVDRKAVAQQLDDGYVVLLSCLGSSPTGEVFNLATEDVATQTAIALGAEKLIIFGSQPGIKNKSNQLIRTMKPSEALRILKQTQSHETKRLLLAALTACKNGTPRAHIISHQQDGALLQELFTRDGSGTLITHAGYEEIRQGTIEDVGGILKLIQPLEKQGVLVRRSRKQIEQEINLFTIIERDGTIIGCAAFHPYPDSDSAELACVAVQQDYRGSERGDLLLQHNEEAARKQGIKALFVLTTKTAHWFLERGFEETTLEALPATKKNTYNPKRGSKVFVKQL; encoded by the coding sequence ATGGTTGACTTTTCTTCCCCTGAATATGTAAGTTTTTTTCGCCACTCCTCACCCTATATTAATGCCCACCGAGGCCGCACTTTTGTGCTAATGATTGGTGGCGAAGCCATTGCTGATAGTAATTTTGGCAATATTATTCATGACATTGCCTTGCTGAATAGTTTAGGGGTTAGACTGGTTGTTGTATTTGGTGCTAGACCACAAATAGACCAATACCTTAAAGAACGACAAATAACATGTGAATATCATCAGCATCAACGCATCACTGATAAAGTTGTACTTGAAAGCGTTAAAGATGCAGTAGGTAATTTAAGAATTAAAATCGAATCCATGCTGTCTATGGGGCTGGCTAATTCTCCTATGTATAACGCTAGAATTCGGGTAATTGGAGGTAACTTTGTTACTGCCAAGCCCATTGGCGTAGTAGATGGCGTAGACTTTTTACATTCGGGCGAAGTACGCCGTGTCGACCGCAAGGCTGTTGCTCAACAACTGGATGACGGTTATGTTGTATTGTTGTCTTGTCTTGGCTCTTCGCCAACAGGTGAAGTATTTAACTTGGCTACCGAAGATGTCGCTACCCAGACGGCTATTGCCCTTGGTGCAGAAAAACTGATTATTTTTGGCTCTCAGCCTGGCATCAAAAATAAAAGTAATCAGCTGATCAGAACCATGAAGCCATCAGAAGCACTACGCATTTTAAAACAAACCCAATCCCATGAAACCAAACGCTTATTATTAGCCGCTTTGACCGCTTGTAAAAATGGCACTCCACGAGCTCATATTATTAGCCACCAACAAGATGGGGCTTTATTACAAGAACTGTTCACCCGAGACGGTTCTGGCACCTTGATTACTCATGCTGGTTATGAAGAAATCCGCCAAGGTACGATCGAAGACGTTGGTGGTATTTTAAAATTAATTCAACCGTTAGAAAAACAAGGGGTATTAGTACGACGGTCAAGAAAACAAATTGAACAGGAAATTAATCTATTTACAATAATAGAGCGAGACGGAACAATTATTGGGTGTGCAGCATTCCATCCTTACCCAGATAGCGACAGTGCTGAGCTGGCCTGCGTTGCAGTTCAGCAAGATTATCGGGGCAGTGAACGAGGGGATTTATTGCTTCAACACAACGAAGAAGCCGCTAGAAAGCAAGGGATTAAGGCACTTTTTGTGCTTACCACCAAAACCGCTCACTGGTTTTTAGAAAGGGGGTTTGAAGAAACCACCCTTGAGGCATTACCTGCTACTAAAAAAAATACATATAATCCTAAACGAGGATCTAAGGTATTTGTTAAGCAACTATAG
- a CDS encoding substrate-binding periplasmic protein, with product MNTYLLKHWLILPSCLYLLFTPINTWSKSLKAGYFNLVPHIEESTNDTPATGPAISYLQEVMKKSGVSKLNIPAKPYPLSRLLHALESGKIDIAVALGKSPERAKKFSYPSKAFLLMQPSFMVLRTSHYSYFHSVQDILLMNIGIYKKGFLSPLMRDKRLTTKSLSGNNVIFRNYKIMKRQRLDAVYSPDSYELIYTARVYDFYNDIKIIPLPEPKVGLYTVFSKKIDSKYIKNYEQVLSNAEPYESYLRAYINRKF from the coding sequence ATGAATACTTATCTATTAAAACATTGGCTCATTTTGCCAAGTTGCCTGTACTTACTCTTCACACCTATCAACACTTGGTCCAAAAGCCTAAAAGCGGGTTATTTTAATTTAGTACCTCATATAGAAGAAAGTACAAATGATACTCCAGCAACAGGACCAGCCATTAGCTACCTTCAGGAAGTAATGAAGAAATCAGGAGTATCTAAGCTTAATATACCTGCAAAACCCTACCCTCTTTCTCGTTTATTGCATGCACTTGAATCGGGTAAAATTGACATAGCCGTTGCGTTAGGTAAAAGTCCTGAAAGAGCAAAAAAATTTTCCTATCCATCAAAAGCTTTTCTGCTTATGCAACCTTCGTTTATGGTTTTAAGAACTTCTCATTATAGTTATTTTCATTCTGTTCAAGATATATTATTAATGAACATAGGTATATATAAAAAAGGCTTTTTATCACCATTAATGAGAGATAAACGTCTAACAACTAAATCTCTTAGTGGTAACAATGTTATTTTTCGCAACTACAAAATAATGAAGAGACAAAGGCTCGATGCGGTATACTCTCCCGATAGTTATGAGCTTATTTATACAGCAAGAGTGTATGATTTTTATAACGATATAAAAATCATACCTTTACCTGAGCCCAAAGTTGGGCTTTATACTGTATTTTCAAAAAAAATAGATTCTAAGTACATTAAAAATTATGAGCAAGTACTTTCTAACGCTGAGCCTTACGAGAGCTACCTACGAGCATATATCAATAGAAAGTTTTAA
- a CDS encoding substrate-binding periplasmic protein, with protein MKNNIVSLFFNFVFSSILYAEEVKKSGEIVTLTTGDWPPYVSKSKLKHQGVIARIVKEAFAEVGVVVKFDFQPWKRSMETAREGKADGTFIWSRKPEREKDFYYSEPLGASGYWFFHRKDLVIRGNKFDWKNWGDLKGIQIGATLGYNYGPTFFAAEKAGEIKVNWLPKDKQNIGMLINKRIQIFPQDIDAGYEQILTNFPPAEASLVTHHPKEVKPATPFHLLMAKVVKKSPQILKLFNKGLTVLKQSGKFDKYYNESRRGEYKIK; from the coding sequence ATGAAAAATAATATAGTATCGCTATTTTTTAATTTTGTATTTTCTAGCATTTTATATGCAGAAGAAGTAAAAAAATCAGGAGAAATAGTTACTTTAACAACAGGCGACTGGCCACCATATGTATCTAAATCAAAATTGAAACATCAAGGTGTCATAGCTCGTATTGTTAAGGAAGCATTTGCTGAAGTAGGGGTTGTAGTTAAATTTGATTTTCAGCCGTGGAAACGATCAATGGAGACTGCGCGTGAAGGAAAAGCGGATGGAACGTTTATATGGAGTCGAAAACCTGAAAGGGAAAAAGACTTTTATTATTCTGAGCCACTGGGGGCTAGTGGTTACTGGTTTTTTCATCGTAAAGATCTGGTTATTCGTGGAAATAAATTTGATTGGAAAAACTGGGGTGACTTGAAAGGAATACAAATTGGAGCAACATTAGGTTATAATTATGGGCCTACTTTTTTTGCTGCAGAAAAGGCAGGAGAAATTAAGGTCAATTGGCTGCCTAAGGATAAGCAAAATATCGGAATGCTTATTAATAAGCGTATTCAGATTTTTCCACAAGATATTGATGCTGGTTATGAGCAAATTTTAACAAATTTTCCTCCAGCTGAGGCAAGTTTAGTTACGCATCATCCTAAAGAAGTTAAACCTGCTACCCCTTTTCATCTACTAATGGCTAAAGTGGTTAAAAAAAGTCCACAAATATTAAAGTTATTCAACAAAGGACTAACTGTATTGAAACAAAGTGGTAAATTTGATAAGTACTATAACGAGTCTAGACGAGGAGAGTATAAGATCAAATAA
- a CDS encoding Ref family recombination enhancement nuclease, whose protein sequence is MLARTSLVNKEQKNFYYALVEYVGCIACRQAGTFSNWVTIHHINSKKSNNGHWYVLPLCSGHHKHGEGHESLKWFAVHPFKENFERRYGTQHELYIQSLTILDHFEVQLPYGLKQWLNRVTHRD, encoded by the coding sequence ATGTTAGCAAGAACATCTTTAGTCAATAAGGAGCAGAAAAACTTTTACTATGCACTTGTAGAATACGTTGGTTGTATAGCATGCCGCCAAGCAGGTACATTTTCAAACTGGGTAACTATTCACCATATTAATAGTAAGAAGTCAAATAATGGCCATTGGTATGTATTACCACTATGCTCAGGTCATCATAAACATGGTGAGGGACATGAAAGCCTGAAATGGTTTGCTGTTCACCCATTTAAAGAAAACTTCGAAAGACGCTATGGCACTCAACATGAACTATATATTCAAAGTTTAACAATTCTTGATCATTTTGAAGTACAATTGCCTTACGGTTTAAAACAATGGCTAAATAGAGTTACCCATCGGGACTAA
- a CDS encoding substrate-binding periplasmic protein — protein MYKFILAMNVGLSLLFSTVVSAAQTVNVMADEAYPPYSYKKDGKMTGIYTDVLSMIFSKMPDFEVKIESVPWKRGLKAMEAGDGFALYPPYKREDRPYMDYTAPILAEESAAYCTEKILSKSRPKWPDDYYGLNIGNNSGFAVGGAVFDRAVKDGLIKVSEAKGNDKNLLKLINGRIDCYINDALSIEWELNRLKQKGKYKGSGIVRGATISGEFGYLGFTKKADKYPYLEKFKEQYHNQLKVMRDSGEIDKLIEKYTK, from the coding sequence ATGTATAAGTTCATACTGGCGATGAATGTTGGGTTATCGTTATTATTCTCAACAGTCGTAAGCGCAGCACAGACTGTAAATGTTATGGCTGATGAAGCCTATCCTCCTTACTCTTACAAAAAAGATGGTAAAATGACAGGCATTTATACAGATGTGCTATCTATGATTTTTTCTAAAATGCCTGATTTTGAGGTAAAAATAGAGAGTGTTCCTTGGAAAAGAGGCCTAAAAGCTATGGAAGCAGGGGATGGCTTTGCACTTTATCCGCCATATAAACGTGAAGATAGGCCTTATATGGACTATACTGCCCCCATTTTAGCAGAAGAGTCTGCTGCTTACTGTACAGAAAAAATACTATCAAAATCAAGACCTAAGTGGCCTGACGATTATTATGGTCTAAATATAGGTAACAACTCTGGGTTTGCAGTGGGAGGGGCTGTTTTTGATAGGGCTGTTAAGGATGGCTTGATCAAAGTTAGTGAAGCAAAAGGAAATGATAAAAATTTATTAAAACTAATTAATGGAAGAATTGATTGTTATATAAACGATGCTTTATCAATTGAGTGGGAGCTAAATCGTCTTAAGCAGAAAGGAAAATACAAAGGTTCTGGTATTGTTAGAGGAGCAACTATTAGTGGTGAGTTTGGTTACCTGGGATTTACCAAAAAAGCAGATAAATACCCTTATTTGGAAAAATTTAAAGAGCAATATCATAATCAGTTAAAAGTAATGAGAGACAGTGGTGAAATAGATAAACTGATAGAAAAATATACTAAGTAG
- a CDS encoding substrate-binding periplasmic protein: MPRLLNIFILVGLLISLVSEARSQQEEKIVSVAGSPWQPFYGEELPDYGLVSKIVVEAYKRSGYKVKFHFHTWARCMIEIEAGRIDATPIAYYTEERAKKYYYSDAFMDSTIVFFKHVKNNISWRSLRDLQSYRIGIGINIAYSPAFDKAKFLYKIEIPDETTNLQKIALKRIDLAPLDKYVGIYYINTKYPHLKEKLEFMLPPLYVHKLYVMFSRKIPNVKQKIDAFNKGYQAILKDGTYQSILKNYRSIQLKNNP; the protein is encoded by the coding sequence ATGCCTAGATTACTCAACATTTTTATTCTTGTAGGCTTACTCATAAGCCTGGTAAGTGAAGCCAGATCGCAACAAGAAGAAAAAATAGTCTCAGTTGCAGGTAGCCCGTGGCAACCTTTTTATGGTGAAGAGTTACCTGACTATGGACTGGTTTCCAAAATTGTTGTTGAAGCATATAAACGATCTGGCTACAAAGTTAAATTTCACTTTCATACCTGGGCCAGATGTATGATTGAAATTGAAGCAGGTAGAATAGATGCAACACCAATTGCTTATTATACAGAAGAAAGAGCAAAAAAATATTATTATTCCGATGCATTTATGGATAGCACTATAGTATTTTTTAAACATGTAAAAAACAATATAAGCTGGCGCTCTTTACGAGATTTACAGTCCTATAGAATAGGAATAGGAATTAACATTGCCTACTCACCAGCATTTGATAAAGCTAAATTTCTTTATAAAATAGAAATACCTGATGAAACAACAAATCTTCAAAAAATAGCACTAAAAAGAATTGACCTTGCCCCATTAGACAAATATGTAGGCATTTACTACATAAATACGAAATACCCACACTTAAAAGAAAAACTTGAATTTATGCTCCCCCCACTGTATGTTCACAAATTGTATGTTATGTTCAGTCGTAAAATTCCCAATGTAAAACAAAAAATTGATGCTTTTAATAAAGGATATCAAGCCATTTTAAAGGATGGAACATATCAGTCAATCTTAAAAAACTACCGTAGCATCCAACTTAAAAATAACCCTTAA
- a CDS encoding ABC transporter substrate-binding protein: protein MVHRLIQSLLIVSLLYSLQPSADSRDILIIESYHSGFKWSRDYVKAISESLPEFTVQHFQMDTKRLPPVIYPARADKAWKVIQAIDPILIFLGDDNALQYLSHKISETNYPAVYLGINSNPRNTGIYKYKNITGVLERPLLKRSLITAKRILPNLKKVLLLFDDSTTSHHTMQDFFQNKPVQTIGNIETHLLISNNFEYWQESIRQAKQKGYQAIWPGLYFTLNDESGKHVNSNDVIHWISTHSTLPLFAFWDFAVGKEKAIGGLVMTGRSQGYAAAKIAKDILNGTKPENILPQIPKKGELIYSKTQLKKWKITLPETIKLNSILLK, encoded by the coding sequence ATGGTACATCGGTTAATACAATCTTTACTGATAGTATCATTGCTATATTCTCTCCAGCCATCTGCTGACAGTAGAGATATATTAATCATTGAAAGCTATCATTCAGGTTTTAAATGGAGCCGTGATTATGTCAAGGCTATCTCTGAAAGCCTTCCTGAATTCACAGTCCAACACTTTCAAATGGATACCAAAAGACTTCCTCCTGTCATATACCCAGCAAGAGCAGATAAAGCCTGGAAGGTAATACAAGCTATTGACCCTATTTTAATTTTTTTAGGAGATGATAATGCTCTCCAATATTTATCTCATAAAATAAGTGAGACAAATTATCCAGCTGTCTATTTGGGTATTAACTCCAACCCTAGAAATACTGGTATTTATAAATATAAAAACATCACAGGTGTTTTAGAAAGGCCCTTATTAAAGCGTTCGCTAATTACTGCCAAAAGAATTTTGCCTAACTTGAAGAAAGTACTTTTGTTATTCGATGACAGCACAACATCTCACCATACTATGCAGGATTTTTTTCAAAACAAACCCGTACAAACTATAGGCAATATAGAAACTCATTTATTAATATCCAATAATTTTGAATACTGGCAAGAAAGTATAAGGCAAGCCAAACAAAAAGGTTATCAAGCTATCTGGCCCGGTCTTTATTTTACACTGAATGATGAAAGTGGAAAGCATGTCAATAGTAATGATGTTATACATTGGATTTCAACCCATTCAACATTACCATTATTTGCTTTTTGGGATTTTGCAGTAGGCAAAGAAAAAGCTATTGGCGGTTTAGTAATGACAGGTAGGTCTCAAGGGTATGCAGCAGCAAAAATTGCAAAAGATATATTAAATGGTACTAAACCTGAAAATATTCTTCCTCAAATACCCAAGAAAGGTGAATTAATTTATAGTAAAACCCAACTAAAAAAATGGAAAATAACTCTTCCTGAAACAATAAAATTAAACTCAATTCTACTTAAATAG
- a CDS encoding ABC transporter substrate-binding protein: MKKINSFSLYITSALLSFNVSIAAETDLLIIESYHAEYPWDASYVNGISKNFEGSEYKVHRFQMDTKRIPKSDYQKKADEAWQFYQSIKPKLVFLGDDNALKFLADKFATTDTPVVYLGINSNPRRMKLSKNITGVLERPLFKKSVVEIKKIMPKAKQILVLFDSGNTSMHAVEEAFKGKTSLKISGLKVELKQIGKKDLWESTIHSAKNDGFDAIIIGLYHTLIDNDNKSVNAETLIKWTSQNTPVPLFAFWSFTVGTDKAIGGMVLEGYSQGEKAAGIAKRILKGDNPTDIRPVIGEKGKFLFSKALLDKWKLTLPPDIADKTEYID; encoded by the coding sequence ATGAAAAAAATAAATTCTTTTTCACTATACATCACCTCAGCTTTACTATCATTCAATGTTTCAATAGCAGCTGAAACTGACTTACTGATTATTGAAAGTTATCATGCTGAATACCCTTGGGATGCCAGTTATGTTAATGGTATTAGTAAGAACTTTGAAGGCAGCGAATATAAAGTTCACCGCTTTCAAATGGATACGAAACGTATTCCAAAGTCAGACTATCAGAAAAAAGCAGACGAAGCCTGGCAATTTTATCAAAGCATAAAACCAAAACTCGTGTTTCTGGGTGATGACAATGCTTTAAAGTTCCTAGCAGATAAATTTGCAACCACAGATACACCTGTAGTGTACTTAGGCATCAATTCCAATCCTCGTAGGATGAAGCTCAGTAAAAATATAACAGGTGTTTTGGAAAGACCTTTGTTTAAAAAATCAGTAGTGGAAATCAAAAAAATAATGCCTAAAGCTAAGCAAATATTAGTTTTGTTTGACAGTGGTAATACTTCTATGCACGCAGTTGAAGAAGCTTTTAAAGGAAAAACATCACTAAAAATATCTGGTTTAAAAGTTGAATTAAAACAGATAGGTAAAAAAGACTTATGGGAGTCAACTATTCATTCAGCGAAAAATGATGGTTTTGATGCAATTATCATTGGCTTATACCATACTCTCATTGATAATGATAACAAGAGCGTCAATGCTGAAACGCTGATCAAGTGGACTTCTCAAAATACGCCTGTTCCATTATTTGCCTTTTGGAGTTTTACTGTCGGAACAGATAAAGCCATAGGTGGCATGGTATTAGAAGGGTATAGTCAAGGTGAAAAAGCTGCAGGCATTGCCAAACGTATTTTAAAGGGAGATAACCCTACTGATATTAGACCTGTTATTGGTGAAAAAGGTAAATTTTTATTCAGTAAAGCACTACTTGATAAGTGGAAGCTTACATTACCACCAGATATTGCAGATAAAACAGAATATATTGACTAA